The genomic region TTATGCATGATTTCGCATTGATATCTCCTTGCCTAATTTGTTGATTGGCAGAAAAGCAGTAGAGATAATACTAGGAGGGGCAATGCATATGATACAGCTGCATGTGCAATTTATACCGGCTTGGTAGTGGACATGCATAGACTCCCTGCTAGATGGAGTGAATCAGATGAATACTGAACAAACAACGAAAAAGGTGCCAACCGACCGAAAAGAACGGATAGGCTGGTATCTCTACGACCTAGCAAACACGAGCTTCACGGTACTGATAGTAACAGCTCTTTTCCCACTTTACTTCCGTCTTCTTGTCGGAAATGAAACGCTTGGAGACGCGATGTGGGGGTATGCTGGAAGCATCACAATGATTGTCATCGCTTTGAGCTCCCCTGTGCTTGGAGCGATTGCTGACTTCGGAGGATCAAAGAAGAAGTTCATGGCCGTTTATACAAGCATCTGCATCATATTCACGGTAATGATGATTTTTCTTCCGCCCATACTACCTAGGGAAGAAGGTCCATTCACTTTTCCACCTGTACTGGGACTGGAAATATGGGTCTGGGCTTGGTTGATATTCATAATTGCAAACATCGGCTTTCAGGGTGCCCTGCCATTCTACAATGCATGGTTGCCAGAAATATCAACCGAGGAAAATATTGGACGTATCGGTGGTTATGGGTTTGCTGCTGGCTATGTTGGTGCGATGGCTACAATCCTAATTGCCTTGGCAACGACTTTCGTCTACGGTCTTCCATACACCTATGCATTTGCTCTAAGCGCCCTGTTCTTCCTTGTTTTCTCCATACCTAGTTTCATCATGCTAAAAGATCGGCCAGCAAAGAAGCTGCCTGGAGAAGAGGACATTGCCATCGCCAGAGTAGGTTTCAGAAGGGTGGCCAATACGATAAGACAGATTCGGAACTATGAAGGACTTCCTCTGTTTCTGGTTGCGTACTTCCTGTTCAGTGATGCCATTACAACGGTCATCTACTACGCAGCTATATTCGGTGCCGCTGTTTATGCATTTGATACGACGATGACCCTAGTTTTCTTTGCAGTTACACAACTGGCAGCGATACCTGGTGCGTTCATCTTTGGTTCGATTGCTGATAGGATAGGCACGAAAAAGACTCTCATCAGTACCCTATTCATCTGGGTAGCAGCCTTGCTGATAGCATACTTCTTCGTTGGATACGGCCAGATAGTATGGTGGATTGTTGGTATGATTGCTGGCATCGGCATGGGTTCATCACAAAGCACAGCACGCAGTATGTACGGTCAATTCATTCCCGAGGAGAAAAAGACAGAGATGTATGGCTTCTACGCACTCACCGGGAAATTCGCTGCCATACTGGGTCCATTCGTATATGGTTCAGTATTGCTTCTCGTGAATCCACAGCAGTTGCCGTCTGTTACAGTAGAGGCACACATGGCTGCAATGCTGGTTATTCTTCTCTTCTTCGTTGTAGCAATACTCCTGTTGTTGAAGGTACGGCAGCCAGTGAAAGGCGAGGCAGAGGTTTATCTCGAGGATGATATTCCGTTTGCTGTAGAATAGACGATACTATAGGAGGGACAAGCACCCCTCCACTTCTTTTTTCTTTAGAATGAGCTGCAGAATAAACCAACTAGACTACGATTTGACACCGAATCCATCTCGCTGTCAGTTATATTTATCACTACATAGCCCCAGAAAACGCCTTGACTGAGCACCTTTCAAACCGTTCAATTCAGGATGTAAACTCCATGAAAAAAGACGATCTCTTTGAATTTTGTGAAGAATGGCTCTCAGCTTGGACTGGAAACCAGCCAGAGAAACTGATTGAATTCTATGCTGAGGATGCTCAGTACGTGGATCCAAAACACCGGCAGGGACTTCAGGGACGAGATGAGATTCTGAAATACTTCAGGAAGTTACTGCGCAAGTATCACGATTGGGTATGGACGCCGATTGAAGTTTTTCCCATTGATCGGGGATTCATTGTGAAATGGGAGTGCGAAATCCATGTCGGCACTGAGGAACTCACTGAAATGGGTGTCGATATTGTTGAACTAGAAGATTACAAGATAATGCGAAACGAAGTCTATTTTGATAGAACCCGGATGATGCGCGCAGTCGAGAACGAACGAAAGCGGCAGAAACTAATCAGGTAGATTTAGCGTTTCATCAGCCCAGTCGATTATCGTATTATTCAATTCGCTTGGTTGTTCAACCATGACACCGTGACCAGCGTTTGCAATAACATGAAGATCTGAGCTGGGAATTTTCTCATGCAAATACTCCGCATACTTTGGTGGAGTCATGAGGTCATCTGCACCAACCAGAACAAGCGTAGGCAAATCTATTTGACTTACCTCGTCCATGATATCAAAATCGTTGCACATCTCAAAATCCCTCCTGATGACACTTCTGCGGCATTGACGAATTTCCTTCAGAGACGCCTGAATCACTTCTTGATCGGTCTCTTTGCTAAACATGAATTTCTCGACAAGTTGTAGGTATTTCTCCATGCCCGAGTCGATGGCATCAAACACATTTGGATGGACTTTTAGCTTGGCACCTGTCCCAATGAGCACCAGACCCGAAATCTCGTCAGGGTATTTCAATGCGTATAGCTGGGCAAGTGCACCTCCCATGGAATGTCCAGCGAGAATCGGTCTCTGGTATTCGTGCACAACCTCTTTGATATCCGCCAGATAGGCATGCTGCACATTATCAGGTTGTCGATCGGGTGTATCTCCATGGCCATTCAACTCCAGAGCAACTACACGAAAATTGTCTGACAATCCGCGGAGTTGCATCATCCATGTGCCTGCTGAACCTCCAGCTCCATGAATGAATACAAGTGTGGAATCCTTGTTTTTTCCCCGAATGAGTTTCGATACCGTCATGGCATGTGTGGTCAACAGATGTCCCTATCAGTTTTGTGAAAATCAGTCTGATTGAATCCAAATTCTAGGCACTATCCTTTTTAGGGACCTTGGGCAGTTATTAGCAAAGGGAGCCTCGGTGACGGGGCACTTGTAAAACACGCTAATGAACGCGTAAGGAGAGTAGAAAATGAATAAAAAGACAACAGCCATAGTCGTTATCATTGTGCTTGTTGTGGCTATAGGTGCTGGAATTGTATTCCTTGGACCTATGCTCTTCCCTGCACCCACCAATGTTGCCATTGTTTTCGCAACAGGTGGATTAGGCGACAAGTCGTTCAACGACGCCGCCTATGAGGGAGCCCAACGAGCCAAGACCGAGTTAGGCTGGGATTTCACGTACGTCGAACCGACTGAGATTTCAGAGTACGAAGGTTATCTCCGGGATTATGCAAATCCTGAATCCGGAGAAACTTACGAGCTGATTATATCCATCGGATTCGATCAAGCAGAAGCCCTAAATAAAACGTCCCAAGACTACCCGAACCAACGTTTTGCTATAGTTGATATGGTAGTAGACCAGCCCAATGTGTCGAGCCTCATTTTCTCGGCAAGTGAGGGTTCAGCTCTTGTTGGTGCAATAGCAGGAATGTACACAGAAACCAATCATATCGGTTTTCTGGGCGGGATGGATATCCCTCTAATCAATGAGTTTGCTGCTGGGTACCTATGGGGCGCAAACTATACGAATGAAGGCATAGACTACTCGGTCAATTATGTTGGTGAGTGGGCAAACCCCACAGCGGGTCAGAGCTTAGCAAACGGAATGTACACTGATGGCGCTGACATTATTTTTGCTGCAGCTGGTCAGTCTGGATTAGGTGCTTTTACGGCAGCCAAGAATAACGGGACCGATCACGACACCTATGTTATTGGTGTTGATAGCCCCCAGATGTATCTGGGATGTGAAGATCCAGAGAATCCTGAGCCACCAACTGCCTGTATCACGTCGATGCTGAAGCGGGTAGATGTCGCTGTATTTGAGACAATCGAGGACGTCTATAACGATGAGTTCCAGCCTGGAATTCGCGTCTGGAATCTTGCTAATGGTGGAGTTGGTTACGAAACCAATGAAGACTTGTTAACGCTACCAGACGACATCATAACCACGGTTGAGGACCTTAAGCAGAAAATCATTGACGGCAACGTCACTGTACCAACAAGCAAGTACTGGTAATCTAGTGTAAAAACGTAGTGAGAGGCATCAGCCTCTCTTATCTCTTTTTTTTTGCATCATCATATATTTTGTAGATAGCCATTATGTGTTCTCTCTAACCCGTAGCATTAAATACCATTTTTGATAGCCACACAAACAAACGGGACGCTTTCAGACAGCAATCCACCCTAGTCAAAGGAGGAAATAGCCATTTACGCGATTGAGCTTGAGAACATCAGCAAGACGTTCCCTGGCGGTGTGGAGGCAAACAAGGATATCACACTGCGTATCGAAGAAGGCGAAGTACACGGCCTGCTAGGAGAAAACGGAGCTGGCAAAACCACTCTAATGAATGTTCTATATGGATTGCTTTCCAAGGATAGTGGAAAAATCAAAATCCGGGGAGAAGAGGTCGACCTAGAATCACCTCACGGAGCTATAGCCCGAGGTGTGGGAATGGTGCATCAACACTTCAAGCTCATTCCGCCTCTCACAGTTGTTGAGAATGTTATTCTCGGCCTAGAACCAACCATTGCCAAATTTGAATCTTTTCAGAGCAGATTTGGGCAAGAAGCAGGGCTGCTTATGCCCATGGACATAGACAGAGCTGCAGAGAGAATCAAGGAAATTGCCCTGGAGAATGGCATGAAGATTGATCCCTTCGCCAAAATGCAAGATTTGTCCGTTGGCCTGAGACAACGAGTTGAGATTCTAAAAACGCTTTATCGGAATGCGGAAATCCTGATACTAGATGAACCGACTTCGGTGCTTACACCGCAGGAAGTTGATGACCTTTTTGTTACTCTTGATAAATTCAAAGAGCAAGGTAGAACCATTATACTCATAACACATAAACTGAGAGAGCCTATGGCGCTTTGCGATAGAATAACAGTCCTCCGAGAGGGCAAGCTAGTGGGAACTGTAGATAAGGATGATACGAGTCCAAAAGAACTTGCAAAAATGATGGTTGGACGACCCGTTGTATTCAGAATCGAGAAGGAGGAAGCACACCTAGGAAAAGAGATACTTCGAGTTGAGAATCTCAAAGTGAAAGATACTCGGGGTCTTATTGCGGTTGATGGTGTGAATCTGAGTGTACGTGAAGGTGAAATTCTGGGAATTGCGGGAGTCGAAGGAAATGGACAAACCGAACTCGTGGAGGCGATTGCTGGCATCAGGAAAGTCGACGATGGTAGAGTTTTCGTCGATGGAAATGAAATCACGAACTTTGATGCAAGAAAGGTCCGCGAGACGGGAGTATGTCATATCCCCGAGGATCGACACAGAAAGGGCTTGGTCCTAGATTTCACGGTGCGGGATAATATAGCTCTTGGCAGGCATTACTATGAGCCTTTTGCTACTGGCCCGAACGATTCCCTGCTGAATATGCAACAGCTTTCTTCGCTTTCTAGTGATCTTGTTAATGAATACTCAATTATGGTTTCTTCAATCAATGCGCCAACGAGAACCTTATCTGGAGGTAATCAGCAAAAAGTCATAGTTGCACGGGAATTGGCCTACAAGCCAAAGCTCGTGTTGGCAGCTCAACCTACGCGAGGGCTTGATGTAGGAGCAACTGAATTCATACGAAACACTCTGATTGACATGAGAGATAAGGGAGCAGCTATTTTATTGATATCCGCAGAGCTCGATGAAATCACCAACTTGGCTGGACGAATTGCTGTGATTCATGAGGGTAAAGTAGTTGCGAAAGTCAAACCCGAAGAGACTACGTATGAAGAGCTAGGCTTGCTCATGGCAGGACATGAAGAACGCGTAAAAGGGGTATAGATGATGAGCAACGAAGAAACCAGCATAAGCAGTTCTGGAGAAGGAGAACCAAGGGAAGGAACGCCAATAGATGCTATTGTTGAAGGCATCGAAAACAAGATTTCCAGTCCAGAGTTCCAGAAGACTGTCATTTCCACAGTAGGGTCAATCGTCCTAGCGATGCTTATCGCTGCCCTTGTCATGATAATGACCGGTTACAATCCGTTTCTTGCCTACGTCGCGTTGTTGAGAGCCGCTATGGTCCAGTGGGCACAGGTATTATTCAATGCCACTCCGCTCATCTTCACGGGGCTATCAGTAGCTTTCGCTTTCAAATGTGGGCTATTCAATATTGGTCCCGAGGGGCAGGTTTACGTTGGCTCATTGGCTGCAACTGTCACGGGCTATGCAATTAGCCTACCAGTAGTTATTCATCCACTTGCAGCGCTTGCCGTAGGGGCCTTTGTTGGAGGATTGTGGGGATTCTTGCCAGGTCTTCTCCGGGCTTATAGAGGAGCTCATGAAGTGGTTACAACGATGATGCTCAGCTATACTGCTATTCTACTTACACATTGGTTGGTTGCTGGCCCGTTTTTGGAACCTGGAAACGAGTACATTCTTCAAACCCAGTTAATCAATGAAACTGCTGAGCTTCCGTTTCTGTTAGGACATTTTCTGAGCTGGGCCTTCATTGTTGCTGTTCTCGCTGTTGTGGGGGTGGATATTCTGATAAACAGAACAGTTCTAGGGTATGAAATGAGGGCAGTGGGATCGAACTTGGAAGCAGCTGAATATGCTGGCATTAATGCAAAGGCGAAAATGGCTCTCTCTTTGGGTATCGCTGGCGCTCTCTCTGGACTAGCTGGTGCCGGGCAAATTCTCGGATATCATCATCGATTTATTGATGGATGGTCTTCCGGACTTGGATGGGACGGCATAACTGTAGCTGTGCTAGGGGCAAATAACCCATGGGGTGTTCTCATGGGTGCGCTATTCTTCGGAGCTTTGAATGTTGGTGGCAGGAGCATGCAAAGGCTTGCAGGAGTCCCAAGCGAAATGGTCAGCCTTATTCAAGGGCTTATAGTCGTCTTTGTAGCTGCGCCAAGAATAATGGATTGGCTTGCTGATAGAGGCATCGAACAGGCAAAATGGATGAAAGAAAAACCAAAAATGGGTATGCCGCATTTATTCTCTATTGCCATTACTCTGGTTGCTTCTCTGATTGGTTTCACTCTTGTCGGGTCATATGGGGCGGTTCATTTTGCTGCTTCTGGACTTGTCATGGCTGCTGCCGGAATTGGAATTTCAGGAGCCATACTCATGCTTACTAACAAGATGCTTGGGCTCAAAATCGGAATTCTGTCAGGTTTATTCTGGCTATCAGTTGGGGCTGTAGGTTTGGCAGCGGGCGATTTTGCTATGGTTCTAACGTCGTTGATTCTTGGTGGCTTGACCATGATTTTCGATTTGATATCATACTATCTGGTAAAATCAGAGGTGGAGGCCTGATAGAATGCAACTTGGTGACTTTACAATTCTGATCCTCGGATGGTTGATCAAAGCCACACTACAGATGGGTACTCCGTTAGTTCTCACCGCACTGGGAGGTATGTTCTCAGAGAGGTCTGGCGTTGTTAACATTGGACTTGAGGGAATGATGCTTACGGGAGCATTTACTGGAGCGGTTGCCAGCCACTATTCTGGAAATCCTTGGCTGGGTATTTTGGTTGGAATAATAGGCGGTGCCGCCCTCGGATTACTCCATGCCATCATATGTGTCAAGTTCAAAGGAAATCAAATCGTCAGCGGTACTGGCTTAATACTCATAGGCTTTGGACTTAGCACCCTTGGTTTACAGGTCGTATGGGGAAGAAAGGGGCGATCCGATGAAGTACCAGGTATTACTCCGGTGGAATTACCCTTCATTAGGGACATACCAGGCATAGGAACTGCAATCGGTAATCTATCGCCCATTATCTACTTGATGTTTGTGATTGTTGTGGTTTCTTGGTATGTGCTCTACAAGACTCCTTTTGGACTTCGAATCAGAGCCTCAGGAGAAGATCCAAGCACCCTCGACACAGCAGGCGTCGACGTCGAATGGGTTAGAATAGTAGCCGTAGTTATCAGTGGTTGCTTGGCTGGACTTGCTGGTGCCTATCTATCTTTAGGATTCGAAAACGCTTTCGCAAAGAACATGACAAGTGGGAGAGGATTTATCGCATTGGCTGCCATGATTTTTGGGAACTGGACACCCATCGGTTGTTTCCTCGCAGGGATGTTCTTCGGCTTCCTTGATGGGCTTCAATACGCCCTGCAGATAACCCTCGGTGTAGAAGTTGTCTCGCAGTATCTTAGCTTCATACAAATGGTTCCATATGTTTTGGTGATTGTTGCATTGGCGGGTATTCGAAGGGCTGTTCCGCCCGCCGCTGTGGGTAAGCCCTACGAAAAGGAGGCGCGTGCGTAAAAGTGGCACGACTGCACAATCAAACCCCCCTCGTATTGTGTGTAATCGGGGGTGCCCTAATACTCTTGTCAGGGTCAAGTGGGACCATTGGTTTCATTGGAGGGCTAGCAGGTGGCTGGGATGAAGTGTTGGGACCCAACGGAACTCTCACTCTGGAAATAATGGCAGGGTTATTGGCAATTTTCACAGTAGTCGGTGGCTTAGGAATCATAGCTACTGGCTTTGTTCTGACCACAAAGCATGTTCGTAAAGCTAGAACGGGAATTGCATTCTTCATCGCTATGACTATTTCCGGGTTGGTCGTTACTCTGGCAAATCTGACATTATCGGGCCGGTTCGCAATGGGACTAATGTTTCAATTTATGCAATCTTTGGGATGGTTAGGAGCAATACTAGCAGTAGTTGCGCGAACAATTGCCGAACAGAAACCTATTCTCGATCCATCCGCTTAAAGACTGAATATTGAAGTTGTGCTCGCTATACTCTTCGCAGCGCGCTGGCACTCTTTCAAGATGCTATTCTTGTCTTCATCCATGGGAACGAAAACAGCCACATACCAAGTACCCCTTCCAGTTCCGCATATTATTGATGTAGCTCCTGATGGATTGATTGCAACGAAACTGTTCTTGTTCCTAAGTGCAGTCACGAAAGTGATATGCTTAATTGTAAACTCTGTTTCGTTCTTTCGCCAAACTTGTAGCAATTTAGATGCATCCGAACCCAACTGCATGTTTTCTGTTTGAAAAGCAATCTTTCCTTCAGATGTGAAAACGCATGCTCCGCGTATCGAAGGATAGTTACTCTGAATGATCCGGATTGTTCTCTTTATCGTGTTGACCACAGAAATGCGCCCAAGCAGTTCAACTCTTCAACCAATAATAGAAGTTTTCTCGTTTAAAGTCCCAAGTGTTACGTTTTGCCGAGGAACTACTCTATGAGGGGAGAGATCGAGCCATTTTGATTGCTTTGGCGAAGAGGAGCGTTCTCAAGTGTAGTTCGTCGTTGCTAATTCTGGCTTCCAGATGGTTGTTATAAACAGAGAATCCATGACGCATTGCGATACTCTTCAAGCGTGGAGAAATAATTTTGGAGCTCTTCAATTTATAGCTGAACCACTCTTCAGGACCATCACCGCGGATTTTGCATTGGACTTGAATATCAACATCATCTAAAGCAAGATTGAACTTCTTGCCGATGCGGTGGTTGATTTCCGTTTTTCTTCCAAAAATACCGTGCAACACAGCATCAGTATAATCAACAGCTGGTGCTGGAAGGAAAGCCCATGACCAGAACGCATAACCGAAGAACAGAAGCGCACAAGCTAGGATAAAACCGACAGTGTTGTAGGAGACCACGACTTCGAAACCTTGGGCCCACCCAGGGGGAATCCAGTTGGGTGGTTGTGTATCAAAGCCATATATGCCCGGGCTATAGAACAAGTAGAGCGTGACCGAGAAGACAACGATTGACGCTGCCAGTGCAAGACGTTGTCTGTCTATATAGAGGCCCCGTGCTCTTTCAAGGAGTTTGTTCATGAGTCTTCCTCCAGCGAATTGAGATACAGCTCTCTCGCCTTGTCCCCATACTCCCTGCACATCTTAACCAGCACCTCTAGGAGAGGATGCTCGTTGTTGATCCGAATGGCGTAGAGCCTGGGTGTTAATTCATCGATCATGATTAATTCGTCATCTTGGAGATGATCCAGGACGCCTCGATAAAGGCTCCTCGATTTTCCGCTATAACCGATGAGTCGGCTGAGCTGAACTCCGCTTACGCTCCGCGGATAGATGTGGGCCAGTGCCAAGAGTATTGCCCGCTTTGTCTGGTTCAACGAAGACATCAGTTGGATGACTTCGTATGCGGAACGAAGCATTTCCTCATTATCCATCAGTGATTTATCCCTCTATCTACTTGCTTGTGCACCGGGGTACACAATGTTTTCGTGGAATCTGTAGACGTAATTAAGTGTACGACACTACGCTCCACATATAGCTGTTCCAGTATGTATAGCTCTACCTATTTTTATCTTCGCACAGGAGACCAGCACCAAAGTGTTAATAGCAGGAACGCTAGATATATGTTAGAACCTAATTATCGAGGAGGAAATGACGATTAGCACATTCGGATCAAAATACTTCGGATGGCTTGCCGCGCTTGGCACTGTTCTTGCCGTAGGTTGGTTCTTGCTTCCCGAAGGTTACGATACAATTGTACTCTGGCTTGCCCCCCAGCTAGGTAATTACATTCGTCCATTGTTAGTCATGGTGAATATATTGCTCGTGAATCCATTGAACAATATAACCATGGTTGCCGTATGGGCTGGAGCTGGTTTTATTGGAGGCGTCATGGCAGGTACAAAGAAGGGCTCTTTTGTTGTTGGAATTGTTACATGGTTTAGCTGTGTACTCATTGCTGTCTTCTGTGCGTATCAGCTATTTATGTCTGGTATAGAACTGGGAACACTTCCACCAGTTCCTCAGGGTACATCAATAACTGATGTTCTGAGCATTCCGCTCGTTCAGTCCGCTATTGATGAAGTGATTACTCTAATGGCATCAAGTGGTGGTTCCGGACCAGATATTTCAAGCATTCTAACACCATTACTGATTTGGTTATTCACACCGATAGTTACTGTCATTGTGGCGGGAATTGTCGGAGCTATGGTGAGGCCAAAGGAGTGAGCGTGATAAAAGATGAGAGTAGAACGTAAAATCATAACTATTAGTTTCATAGTAGCCTTTCTGGTTATTCCATCGGTAGTCGCAGCAGCCAGCACGTCTCCGACTTTTGCTCCGGCTCAAGAGCCAGAAGAGATTATTGGTGAGCTTCTAGGAGAAGGAGCTGAGATCCTGCTAAGCAGCATTGATGAGGAGGGGGCACCTCGCCTCATTTATGGACAGCTCGGTCTTCCATCAGACGCTCTTGCCATTGAAGATGAGATGTATGACGGTTGCATTGCGGTTGCTATGGTGGCGACCCAAGGTGAGTTCTTGAATTATGTCTTCGAACTCTTGGGTGTTTCAGAAATGACCGGGGGTGGATTCGGGGAGGATGGATTCACTCCTTCGCAATTTGGTGGAGATTTTGATCCTGGTCAGATAATTGATCTACTCGGTGACGAATTCACATTGATGTTCGCGGCATACGTGAATCTTGACGATTCGGTAGCTCAAAGCCGTATGAATGAGGTTCGTAACCACCTGTCTAGTGCAGATGGGTTTGGATTCAATTTCGCTGAGCTTCTCAATCTCAGAATAGACGAATCTACGTTCCCAGAAGAAGAAAACGTTACCTTACCATTTAATTCAATCAACATATTCTTGGATCAGGTATCAAACCCCTTCGATGATGCAGTGTCAGCTGTATTGGATGGTCTATCTAATGAGGGACTACTAGCTTCAATTGACCGATCGGTCTTTACTGATGTGCGAGGTTCTGCTGCTGGGATGCTAGCTATTCCAGATATCGCAGAGCTGGTGAATCTGTTCGAAGGTGCATCTCAGCCCACCACTCTACCAGAGTTTGCAATAGCCCAAAATCCCTTTGAGAATGTCACAGGGCCAATCGCTATTGCTGCAGCAGGCTATGTTGGTGAGCAACAGATTGTACTTGGAGAAACAGAACTAAGATTATCGAGTCTCGTTGGGTCTCCCGACGATTTCAGCCCACTTCCAGAAGGGCTCTCAGTCGTTGTAGCCAACATGCCAGTGACGAGCAATATCACGGGTTTCAGTCCTAATGTTGCGGGGATGAACATGTACGACAACACCTCCCAGACCGTGATGTGGAATGCTACCGGCATTGGAACGGTTCCTGATTACATCCTCAATTTTGAGAGTGACGACTTCCCGCCTAATGTGACAATTTCAAGGAGTTTCACTCCGCAGTCCCTTGCAGTTGGTGGTACGACCACAGTTACGGTTACTGTAACCAATAATGGAGACCAACCAATCACCAATATTACCGTCGACGACTCAGGCCTAACAAGTTACTACAGCACTGTGAGTGTGGAGGGTAACACACAGACAACCGTTGCTTCAATTCAGCCGGGAGATACTACCACCATGGAGTATACTGTTACATTCCCGAACGAGGGGAGCTACTCCTTCTCTGGCGCATCTGTAATGTATCAGTATGATGGTGCTCTCTACGATAAGGACACAGATCGACAAAGTGTTGTGGTTCGATCAAATATTGGGTCTCTCATCTCGCAAGGACTGACTGATGGATGGCCATATACGACGATAGCACTAGGCGTGGTTGGACTAGGTGCTGTGTTCAATATTGTCAGACTTGTTCGAGGAAGAGGCGGCGGAGACACATACGACGTATAGATTACTTAGAATGGTTCTCGGGGAATCCTGAGAGCCATAATCTTTCTTTTTTTTTTTGAGCACCTCATTCAGCATGTTTATGTGAATGCGGCCAGTTCCATAATCCAGTGATAATCATGGCGCTCAGAGATGAACTGAATGGGTATCTTAAGCTACCTGAAGCATTCTGGGGGATTCCGCCACCTACTTCGGGAGAGCCTGATGTAGGCATCCTTGGCGTTCCGCATGATTTGACTTCCAGTTATCTTCCTGGGTGCAGATTTGCTCCTCGCGAAATACGTAAGGTTACCACAAGCCGCTGGACGCATAGCCACCCTCTAACAGTTGGTTATGATGAGTTCAGAGAATTCAAGCCCTTGACTGAGATGCTGACTCTGGAGGACATAGGCGACCTAGAAATTGAATTGCGACAACCAGAACAGGCGATGTACGATATGGCAGGAGCAGCAGAGCGGCTGGCCTCGTCCTCAAGTAGTATCTACTTCATTGGTGGTGACCACTACATTACGTACCCGCTAATCAAAGGCCTCAAGAAGGGTACTAGTGGAGAGTACGGTATTGTCTATTTGGATGCTCATGCTGACTTCAATCAGGATTACGGTGGGTATCAGCTGTCTCATGCTACTACTTTGCGACGTATCCTCGATGATGGAATAGTAATGAAGAAGAATATTCTTGCGCATGATTTGAGATCAGCTCCCCCTGACCATCGAAAGGAACTTGCTGATGGAGATGATGTTACAGCCCACACGCTCGGAAGTTTCTCAGACGCAATCCAAGATATTGCTGAGAGGACGGACTACATCTACGTTTCAATCGACATCGACGTCCTAAAACCGGATGTAGCGCCTGGAATAAGCCATCCGGAAGCTGGGGGTCTAGAGTTGGTAGAACTGCTTGAGTTCATGCGAGCTTGTTTTGAGACTGGCAGAGTGAAGTATGCTGACCTAGTGGAACTCAACCCAATGAGGGATCCTAACAATATTGCAGCTGTTGCAGGGCGAGAAATAACCAAAGAAGTTCTTACTGGGTTTGCATATCATAAGTGGCAGTCTGAATGAA from Candidatus Thorarchaeota archaeon harbors:
- a CDS encoding ABC transporter ATP-binding protein encodes the protein MYAIELENISKTFPGGVEANKDITLRIEEGEVHGLLGENGAGKTTLMNVLYGLLSKDSGKIKIRGEEVDLESPHGAIARGVGMVHQHFKLIPPLTVVENVILGLEPTIAKFESFQSRFGQEAGLLMPMDIDRAAERIKEIALENGMKIDPFAKMQDLSVGLRQRVEILKTLYRNAEILILDEPTSVLTPQEVDDLFVTLDKFKEQGRTIILITHKLREPMALCDRITVLREGKLVGTVDKDDTSPKELAKMMVGRPVVFRIEKEEAHLGKEILRVENLKVKDTRGLIAVDGVNLSVREGEILGIAGVEGNGQTELVEAIAGIRKVDDGRVFVDGNEITNFDARKVRETGVCHIPEDRHRKGLVLDFTVRDNIALGRHYYEPFATGPNDSLLNMQQLSSLSSDLVNEYSIMVSSINAPTRTLSGGNQQKVIVARELAYKPKLVLAAQPTRGLDVGATEFIRNTLIDMRDKGAAILLISAELDEITNLAGRIAVIHEGKVVAKVKPEETTYEELGLLMAGHEERVKGV
- a CDS encoding BMP family ABC transporter substrate-binding protein gives rise to the protein MNKKTTAIVVIIVLVVAIGAGIVFLGPMLFPAPTNVAIVFATGGLGDKSFNDAAYEGAQRAKTELGWDFTYVEPTEISEYEGYLRDYANPESGETYELIISIGFDQAEALNKTSQDYPNQRFAIVDMVVDQPNVSSLIFSASEGSALVGAIAGMYTETNHIGFLGGMDIPLINEFAAGYLWGANYTNEGIDYSVNYVGEWANPTAGQSLANGMYTDGADIIFAAAGQSGLGAFTAAKNNGTDHDTYVIGVDSPQMYLGCEDPENPEPPTACITSMLKRVDVAVFETIEDVYNDEFQPGIRVWNLANGGVGYETNEDLLTLPDDIITTVEDLKQKIIDGNVTVPTSKYW
- a CDS encoding nuclear transport factor 2 family protein, with translation MKKDDLFEFCEEWLSAWTGNQPEKLIEFYAEDAQYVDPKHRQGLQGRDEILKYFRKLLRKYHDWVWTPIEVFPIDRGFIVKWECEIHVGTEELTEMGVDIVELEDYKIMRNEVYFDRTRMMRAVENERKRQKLIR
- a CDS encoding alpha/beta hydrolase, which gives rise to MTTHAMTVSKLIRGKNKDSTLVFIHGAGGSAGTWMMQLRGLSDNFRVVALELNGHGDTPDRQPDNVQHAYLADIKEVVHEYQRPILAGHSMGGALAQLYALKYPDEISGLVLIGTGAKLKVHPNVFDAIDSGMEKYLQLVEKFMFSKETDQEVIQASLKEIRQCRRSVIRRDFEMCNDFDIMDEVSQIDLPTLVLVGADDLMTPPKYAEYLHEKIPSSDLHVIANAGHGVMVEQPSELNNTIIDWADETLNLPD
- a CDS encoding MFS transporter, which encodes MNTEQTTKKVPTDRKERIGWYLYDLANTSFTVLIVTALFPLYFRLLVGNETLGDAMWGYAGSITMIVIALSSPVLGAIADFGGSKKKFMAVYTSICIIFTVMMIFLPPILPREEGPFTFPPVLGLEIWVWAWLIFIIANIGFQGALPFYNAWLPEISTEENIGRIGGYGFAAGYVGAMATILIALATTFVYGLPYTYAFALSALFFLVFSIPSFIMLKDRPAKKLPGEEDIAIARVGFRRVANTIRQIRNYEGLPLFLVAYFLFSDAITTVIYYAAIFGAAVYAFDTTMTLVFFAVTQLAAIPGAFIFGSIADRIGTKKTLISTLFIWVAALLIAYFFVGYGQIVWWIVGMIAGIGMGSSQSTARSMYGQFIPEEKKTEMYGFYALTGKFAAILGPFVYGSVLLLVNPQQLPSVTVEAHMAAMLVILLFFVVAILLLLKVRQPVKGEAEVYLEDDIPFAVE